In Clostridium sporogenes, one genomic interval encodes:
- a CDS encoding 2-hydroxyacyl-CoA dehydratase has protein sequence MKEILKMGLDVGSTTVKIVILDKYYNILYSVYERHFSDIKNTIGKLIKDTFNKFKDHNVSIMVTGSGGLSVSKWFDIPFIQEVVACTNTIKKFAANTDVAIELGGEDAKITFFDDGIDQRMNGTCAGGTGAFIDQMASLLQTDAKGLNELAKNYKVIHPIAARCGVFAKTDVQPLINEGATREDIAASIFQAVVNQTIGGLACGKTIKGNVAFLGGPLYFLSELRKRFIETLKLTEEQVVFPENSQLFVAMGAALTVKDSKIVTLKYLLDKLEELENIKLESVATLRPLFANEQEYIEFKNRHEKHKAVEKSLENFKGNCYLGIDAGSTTTKVTLIDENGQLLFSNYGSNEGNPLKSVINILKDLYSKLPKEAQILNSVVTGYGEKLIKAALDIDIGEVETISHYKAAEFFSPGVDFILDIGGQDMKCLIIKDGVIESIMLNEACSSGCGSFIETFAHSLKMSVQDFSKEALTSKNPVDLGSRCTVFMNSKVKQAQKEGATIGDISAGLSYSVIKNALLKVIKIRDPKEMGKKIIVQGGTFYNEAVLRAFELISQREAIRPDIAGLMGAFGAALIAKERYEEGYKTTLATMEQLEKFSVETEMKRCGKCQNNCLLTINKFYDDTQFVSGNRCERGEGKEKIENKIPDLYEYKYKRIFNYMPLKKEEAERGTVGIPRVLNMYENYPFWFTFFTKLGFRVEISPRSTKKIYDLGIDTIPSESACYPAKIVHGHIRSLVDRGINFIFYPAIAFEQKEEKEANNHYNCPMVISYSEVIKNNMDIIRDKSIKYMNPFLSLDNKKKLAKRLYEEFKDIFNISLYDIKRAVEAAYEEDQRVKLDIRKKGEEVIDYLKRTGKKGIVLSGRPYHIDPEINHGITNIITSLDMAVLTEDSIAHLGMVERPLRVVDQWVYHSRLYAAASFVAKENNLELVQLNSFGCGLDAVTTDQVQEILKRTGKIYTLIKIDEGSNLGAVRIRLRSLKAAIYERKKKDFKPVKHYDISERPVFTKKMRKNHTILCPQMAPIHFQFIETAFKASGYNLEVLPSVDKKAIDEGLKYVNNDACYPSIIVVGQMIEALKSGKYDVNNTSVIITQTGGGCRATNYIGFLRKALKEAGYSNVPVISLNVVGLEKNPGFKITPSLGNKSMMALVYGDLFMKVLYKVRPYEKIPGSANLLYKKWIEKCKKSIYNGDLKEFKQNINDIVRDFDTLEIKKIIKPKVGVVGEILVKFHPTANNDVVNIIEKEGGEAVVPDLIDFFLYCAYSENFVYRYLSGKKRKAVLNNIGIKAIEFYRKEMKEVLRNSKRFSPPKEIEELAKLAEPIVSIGNQTGEGWFLTAEMIELIESGTKNIICMQPFACLPNHVTGKGMIKELKRNFKGTNIAAIDYDPGASEVNQLNRIKLMMSVAFENLELEEVKKAKEEIAVSKKDDIIGD, from the coding sequence ATGAAAGAGATATTAAAAATGGGCTTAGATGTAGGCTCAACTACTGTAAAGATAGTTATATTAGATAAGTATTACAACATATTATACAGTGTTTATGAAAGACACTTTTCTGATATAAAAAACACAATAGGTAAGTTAATAAAAGATACTTTTAATAAATTTAAGGATCATAATGTAAGTATTATGGTTACGGGTTCTGGTGGCCTCTCTGTATCAAAATGGTTTGATATACCTTTTATACAGGAAGTAGTAGCTTGTACAAATACTATTAAAAAATTTGCTGCAAATACTGATGTAGCTATAGAGCTAGGGGGAGAAGATGCTAAAATTACCTTCTTTGATGATGGAATAGATCAAAGAATGAATGGAACTTGTGCTGGAGGTACTGGTGCCTTTATAGATCAAATGGCATCTCTTCTACAAACAGATGCAAAGGGATTAAATGAGCTTGCAAAAAATTATAAAGTTATACATCCTATAGCAGCAAGATGTGGGGTTTTTGCTAAAACAGATGTACAACCATTGATTAATGAAGGAGCTACAAGGGAAGATATAGCTGCTTCTATTTTTCAAGCTGTAGTTAATCAAACCATAGGAGGGCTTGCCTGCGGGAAAACTATAAAAGGTAATGTAGCTTTCTTAGGTGGACCTCTTTATTTTTTATCTGAACTTAGAAAAAGATTTATAGAAACGTTAAAATTAACTGAGGAGCAGGTTGTTTTTCCTGAAAATTCTCAGTTGTTTGTGGCTATGGGAGCTGCATTAACTGTGAAAGATAGCAAAATAGTTACATTAAAATATTTGTTAGATAAATTAGAGGAATTAGAGAACATTAAGTTGGAATCTGTAGCAACATTAAGACCATTATTTGCTAATGAACAGGAATATATTGAATTTAAAAATAGACATGAAAAACATAAAGCAGTAGAAAAAAGTTTAGAGAATTTTAAAGGAAATTGTTATTTAGGAATAGATGCTGGATCTACTACTACTAAGGTTACCCTTATAGATGAGAATGGACAATTATTATTTTCAAATTATGGAAGTAATGAAGGTAACCCTTTAAAATCTGTAATAAATATACTTAAAGATTTATATTCAAAGTTACCTAAAGAAGCTCAGATTTTAAATTCTGTAGTTACAGGATATGGAGAAAAATTAATAAAAGCTGCATTAGATATAGATATTGGAGAAGTTGAAACAATATCGCATTATAAAGCAGCAGAATTTTTTAGTCCAGGAGTAGACTTTATTTTAGATATTGGTGGACAAGATATGAAATGCTTAATTATAAAAGACGGTGTTATAGAAAGTATTATGCTTAATGAGGCTTGTTCATCAGGGTGCGGATCTTTTATAGAAACCTTTGCACATTCTCTAAAAATGAGTGTACAAGATTTCTCTAAAGAAGCATTAACCTCTAAAAATCCAGTAGATTTAGGATCTAGATGTACTGTTTTTATGAATTCTAAAGTTAAACAAGCTCAAAAGGAAGGAGCTACTATAGGAGATATATCTGCAGGTCTTTCCTATTCAGTAATAAAGAATGCTCTTTTAAAAGTAATAAAAATAAGAGATCCTAAGGAAATGGGAAAGAAAATAATAGTTCAGGGTGGAACTTTTTATAATGAAGCAGTGTTAAGAGCTTTTGAACTTATATCACAAAGAGAAGCGATAAGACCTGATATAGCAGGACTTATGGGGGCTTTTGGAGCTGCACTTATAGCTAAAGAAAGATATGAGGAAGGCTATAAAACTACCTTGGCTACAATGGAGCAGTTAGAAAAATTTTCTGTAGAAACAGAAATGAAAAGATGTGGGAAATGTCAAAATAATTGCCTTTTGACTATTAATAAATTTTATGATGACACACAATTTGTATCTGGTAATAGATGTGAAAGAGGAGAAGGAAAAGAAAAAATAGAAAATAAAATTCCAGATCTATATGAATATAAATATAAAAGAATATTTAATTATATGCCACTAAAGAAAGAAGAAGCCGAAAGAGGAACAGTAGGTATACCACGAGTTCTAAATATGTATGAAAATTATCCGTTTTGGTTTACATTCTTTACAAAGTTAGGTTTTAGAGTGGAAATATCTCCACGTTCTACTAAAAAAATATATGATTTAGGAATAGATACCATTCCCTCAGAATCAGCTTGTTACCCAGCTAAAATAGTTCATGGACATATTAGAAGCCTTGTAGATAGGGGTATAAATTTCATATTTTATCCAGCTATAGCCTTTGAGCAAAAAGAAGAAAAAGAGGCTAATAATCACTATAATTGTCCTATGGTAATTTCTTATTCAGAGGTTATAAAAAATAATATGGATATAATTAGAGATAAAAGTATAAAATATATGAATCCATTCCTATCTTTAGATAATAAAAAGAAGTTAGCTAAAAGACTTTATGAAGAATTTAAAGATATCTTTAATATAAGTCTTTATGATATAAAAAGAGCAGTAGAGGCTGCTTATGAGGAAGACCAAAGGGTGAAGCTAGATATAAGGAAAAAAGGAGAAGAAGTTATAGACTACTTAAAAAGAACGGGTAAAAAGGGGATAGTATTGTCTGGTAGACCTTATCATATAGATCCAGAAATAAATCATGGTATAACTAATATAATTACATCTTTAGATATGGCAGTTTTAACAGAGGATTCTATAGCTCATTTGGGAATGGTTGAAAGACCTTTAAGAGTAGTAGACCAATGGGTTTATCATTCAAGGCTATATGCAGCAGCTAGTTTTGTAGCCAAAGAAAATAATTTAGAACTAGTTCAACTTAATTCCTTTGGTTGTGGATTGGATGCGGTAACTACAGATCAAGTTCAAGAAATTTTAAAAAGAACTGGTAAAATATATACTCTTATAAAAATAGATGAAGGAAGTAATTTAGGTGCCGTAAGAATTAGACTACGTTCTTTAAAAGCAGCTATATATGAAAGAAAGAAAAAGGACTTTAAACCTGTTAAACATTATGATATATCTGAAAGACCAGTTTTTACTAAAAAAATGAGAAAAAATCATACAATATTATGCCCACAAATGGCACCAATACATTTTCAATTTATAGAAACAGCCTTTAAGGCCTCTGGATATAATTTAGAAGTTCTTCCATCTGTGGATAAGAAGGCTATAGATGAGGGGTTAAAATATGTAAATAATGATGCGTGCTATCCTAGTATAATTGTAGTTGGACAAATGATTGAGGCGTTGAAATCAGGTAAATATGATGTGAATAATACTTCTGTTATAATAACTCAAACTGGTGGAGGCTGTAGAGCTACCAATTATATTGGATTTTTAAGAAAGGCATTAAAAGAAGCTGGATACTCTAATGTACCTGTTATATCCTTAAATGTAGTAGGGTTAGAAAAGAATCCAGGATTTAAAATAACCCCTTCTTTAGGAAATAAGTCTATGATGGCTTTAGTCTATGGTGATTTGTTCATGAAAGTTTTGTATAAAGTAAGACCTTACGAAAAAATACCAGGTTCAGCAAACTTACTTTATAAAAAATGGATAGAAAAGTGTAAGAAAAGTATTTACAATGGTGATTTAAAAGAATTTAAACAAAACATAAATGATATTGTGAGGGATTTTGACACTTTAGAAATTAAAAAAATAATTAAACCTAAGGTTGGAGTAGTTGGAGAAATTTTAGTTAAATTTCATCCTACAGCTAATAATGATGTAGTAAATATTATAGAAAAAGAAGGTGGAGAAGCTGTAGTTCCAGATTTAATAGATTTCTTTTTATACTGTGCTTATAGCGAAAACTTTGTATATAGATATTTATCAGGTAAAAAAAGAAAAGCAGTATTAAATAATATTGGAATAAAAGCTATAGAATTTTATAGAAAAGAAATGAAAGAGGTTTTAAGAAACAGTAAAAGATTTTCACCACCAAAAGAAATAGAAGAACTAGCAAAATTAGCGGAGCCGATAGTTTCTATAGGAAATCAAACAGGAGAAGGTTGGTTTTTAACAGCAGAAATGATTGAATTAATAGAAAGTGGAACTAAAAATATTATTTGTATGCAACCATTTGCTTGCCTACCTAATCATGTTACAGGAAAAGGTATGATAAAAGAATTAAAAAGAAATTTTAAAGGAACTAATATAGCAGCTATAGATTATGATCCTGGAGCAAGTGAGGTTAATCAATTAAATAGGATTAAGCTTATGATGTCTGTAGCCTTTGAAAATTTAGAATTAGAAGAAGTAAAAAAGGCAAAAGAGGAAATAGCTGTATCTAAAAAGGATGATATAATAGGAGATTAA
- a CDS encoding ABC transporter ATP-binding protein encodes MDKVIVENIFMNYHSLKGSTPALKDISFSIEEGEFVSIVGPSGCGKSTLLNIIAGLIPQSSGDIYIDGEKQKSISPKIGYMFQKDHLFNWLTVLDNITLGLKIQHKLNSERKETIEKLLKDYGLLDFKNHHPDELSGGMRQKVALIRTLALNPEVLLLDEPFSALDYQTRLNISDEIYNIIKKEGKTAIMVTHDISEAVAMSDRILVLSKRPAKIKKYVAIKLSTKCNSPLKCREAPEFRVYFNDIWKELNDI; translated from the coding sequence ATGGATAAAGTAATAGTTGAAAATATTTTTATGAACTATCACTCTTTAAAAGGAAGCACCCCTGCATTAAAAGATATATCTTTCTCCATTGAAGAGGGTGAATTTGTTAGTATAGTTGGTCCTTCTGGTTGTGGGAAATCAACTCTTCTAAATATAATAGCTGGATTAATTCCCCAATCTAGTGGTGACATATATATAGATGGCGAAAAACAAAAATCTATTTCTCCTAAAATAGGTTATATGTTCCAAAAAGATCACTTATTTAATTGGTTAACAGTCTTAGATAACATAACCCTTGGGTTAAAAATACAACATAAATTAAATAGTGAAAGAAAAGAAACTATAGAAAAACTTTTAAAAGATTATGGTTTACTGGATTTCAAAAATCATCATCCAGATGAATTATCTGGCGGCATGAGACAAAAAGTTGCTTTAATTAGAACTTTAGCTCTTAATCCTGAAGTTCTTCTTTTAGATGAGCCCTTTTCAGCTTTAGACTATCAGACCAGATTAAATATTAGCGATGAAATATACAATATAATAAAAAAAGAGGGTAAAACAGCTATAATGGTAACCCATGATATATCTGAAGCTGTAGCTATGTCAGATAGAATACTTGTATTATCTAAAAGACCTGCAAAAATAAAAAAATATGTAGCTATTAAACTTTCAACAAAATGTAATTCCCCTTTAAAATGTAGAGAAGCTCCAGAATTTAGAGTTTATTTTAACGATATATGGAAGGAGCTGAATGACATATGA